In a genomic window of Holophagaceae bacterium:
- the hutH gene encoding histidine ammonia-lyase, with translation MIELNGLDLNAEGLSRIAAGEAVSLAPSALASVSENRRVIDRILAEGRTVYGINTGFGQFATVVIPPDQLQQLQLNLIRSHAAGVGEPLPLDQTRALMAARINCLLRAHSGIRPEPIHLLAACLNQNVLPVVPCQGSVGASGDLAPLAHMALLLVGEGLAWRGGKQIPGGDALKAEGLDPIQLQAKEGLALINGTQLITSLGCLALQRLRDLTALADEVAALSLEALRGSRAAFDPRIHAARPHPGQIEVAANLRRILGPTSEIADSHRDCHRVQDAYSLRCLPQVHGVARDALGFAGGILERELNSATDNPMIFTDTQESRSGGNFHGQYPAFACDVLAIICADLASISERRQERMVNPATSDLPAFLTEHGGLESGFMMAHVTSAALVSELKGLAHPACVDSIPTSAGKEDHVSMGPIAARKLTRAVDGLEQVLAIEARMALEGVRLVGLAPAAGLQPLMSRLSESCAVWRDRPMFEEISLSLQALRLHMREFQA, from the coding sequence ATGATTGAATTGAATGGCCTGGATCTGAATGCCGAAGGACTGTCCCGCATTGCGGCGGGGGAGGCCGTTTCACTCGCCCCCTCAGCGCTCGCATCGGTTTCGGAGAACCGCCGCGTGATCGACCGGATCCTGGCGGAGGGCCGCACGGTCTACGGCATCAACACGGGTTTCGGACAGTTCGCCACGGTCGTGATCCCGCCGGACCAGCTTCAACAATTGCAGCTCAACCTCATCCGCAGCCACGCCGCCGGCGTGGGCGAACCGCTGCCCCTGGACCAGACACGCGCGCTCATGGCCGCGCGCATCAACTGCCTGCTGCGGGCCCACAGCGGCATCCGCCCCGAACCCATCCATCTGCTCGCCGCCTGCCTGAACCAGAATGTTCTGCCGGTCGTCCCTTGCCAGGGCAGCGTCGGCGCCAGCGGCGATCTCGCCCCGCTCGCGCACATGGCCCTGCTGCTCGTGGGAGAAGGCCTCGCCTGGCGCGGCGGCAAACAGATTCCAGGCGGAGACGCGTTGAAAGCCGAGGGCCTGGATCCCATCCAGTTGCAGGCCAAGGAGGGCCTGGCCCTTATCAATGGCACCCAGCTCATCACATCGCTAGGTTGCCTGGCCCTGCAAAGGCTGAGGGATCTCACGGCTCTGGCGGACGAAGTCGCGGCGCTGTCGCTGGAGGCCCTGCGGGGATCCCGGGCCGCCTTCGACCCGCGCATCCATGCGGCGCGTCCCCATCCCGGCCAGATCGAGGTGGCCGCGAACCTGCGGCGCATCCTGGGCCCGACCTCCGAGATCGCCGACAGCCATCGCGACTGCCACCGCGTCCAGGACGCCTATTCCCTGCGCTGCCTGCCCCAGGTCCATGGGGTCGCCCGCGACGCCCTGGGCTTCGCCGGCGGGATCCTGGAGCGCGAGCTGAACAGCGCCACGGACAACCCGATGATTTTCACGGACACCCAGGAGTCGCGCTCCGGCGGCAACTTCCACGGCCAGTACCCGGCCTTCGCCTGCGATGTGCTGGCCATCATCTGCGCGGACCTCGCGAGCATCTCGGAGCGCCGCCAGGAACGGATGGTGAACCCCGCCACCAGCGATCTGCCGGCCTTCCTCACGGAACACGGCGGTTTGGAATCGGGCTTCATGATGGCCCACGTCACCTCGGCGGCCCTGGTTTCGGAGCTCAAGGGCCTGGCCCATCCCGCCTGCGTGGACAGCATCCCCACGAGCGCCGGCAAAGAGGATCACGTCAGCATGGGGCCCATCGCCGCCCGCAAGCTGACTCGCGCCGTGGACGGCCTGGAACAGGTGCTGGCCATCGAAGCCCGGATGGCGCTGGAAGGCGTCCGCCTGGTGGGACTCGCCCCGGCGGCGGGACTGCAACCCCTGATGTCGAGACTTTCGGAATCCTGCGCCGTATGGCGGGACCGGCCTATGTTTGAGGAAATCAGCCTTTCCCTTCAAGCGCTGCGGCTCCATATGCGAGAATTCCAGGCATGA
- a CDS encoding MFS transporter, with protein sequence MTDRKARMAIFLTVFMDLLGFGIVIPILPLYAESIAAQGEAPWMQAVTGWMRLQDVGAFWAGVVFISFSVMQFIATPILGRISDQVGRKPVLWISLMGSAVGYLMMALTMRFEWVLAARVLDGITGGNIAVAQAAMTDGSKPEERSRLLGMIGAAFGLGFVIGPALAGVLAGSKFGESMLAQHGWHLPFFVAAGLSFLAATFVLAWLPETLTPELRAMAKAKESRGHALMVALRTPGMAQLLFIALLAMSGFAMMEGTFSLLAHARFGFGQREVGYLFAFIGILIVLYQGGLVRVVSKRIPERVAVLSGLALMACTLPFLPSSPWKWPFLLLMVPLSWGSGMNSTATSALASQLTPAEEQGSLFGAMGAMQGLGRIIGPAVGTFAFAKWGYASPYFIATATVGLGLVLALTLRNVHRGASVPS encoded by the coding sequence ATGACTGATCGAAAAGCCCGAATGGCCATCTTCCTGACGGTCTTCATGGATCTGCTGGGATTCGGCATCGTGATTCCCATCCTGCCGCTCTACGCCGAATCCATCGCGGCCCAGGGAGAGGCCCCATGGATGCAGGCCGTGACGGGCTGGATGCGCCTGCAGGATGTCGGCGCATTCTGGGCGGGCGTCGTCTTCATCAGCTTTTCGGTGATGCAGTTCATCGCCACCCCGATTCTGGGGCGCATCTCCGACCAGGTCGGCCGGAAGCCGGTGCTCTGGATCTCGCTGATGGGATCCGCGGTCGGCTACCTGATGATGGCCCTCACCATGCGATTTGAATGGGTGCTCGCGGCCCGGGTCCTGGACGGAATCACCGGCGGCAACATCGCCGTGGCGCAGGCGGCCATGACGGACGGGTCCAAGCCCGAGGAACGTTCTCGGCTGCTGGGCATGATCGGCGCGGCATTTGGCCTGGGTTTCGTGATCGGCCCCGCCCTGGCGGGTGTGCTGGCAGGCTCGAAGTTCGGCGAATCCATGCTGGCGCAGCACGGCTGGCACCTGCCTTTCTTCGTGGCCGCAGGCCTGTCCTTCCTGGCAGCGACCTTCGTGCTGGCTTGGCTGCCCGAAACGCTCACACCCGAATTGCGCGCGATGGCCAAGGCCAAAGAGAGCCGCGGGCACGCGCTGATGGTCGCGTTGAGGACGCCTGGCATGGCGCAATTGCTATTCATCGCGCTGCTCGCCATGTCCGGTTTCGCGATGATGGAGGGCACCTTCAGCCTCCTGGCCCATGCGCGCTTCGGGTTCGGCCAGCGGGAGGTGGGCTACCTGTTCGCCTTCATCGGCATTTTGATCGTCCTGTATCAGGGCGGACTGGTCCGTGTGGTGAGCAAGCGGATTCCCGAGCGGGTGGCGGTCCTTTCAGGTCTCGCCCTGATGGCCTGCACCTTGCCATTCCTTCCCTCCTCGCCCTGGAAATGGCCTTTCCTGCTCCTGATGGTGCCCCTGTCCTGGGGATCAGGCATGAACAGCACCGCCACCAGCGCCTTGGCTTCCCAGCTCACTCCCGCCGAGGAACAGGGCAGCCTGTTCGGCGCCATGGGAGCCATGCAGGGGCTGGGCCGGATCATCGGCCCCGCCGTGGGCACCTTCGCCTTCGCGAAATGGGGCTATGCGTCGCCCTACTTCATCGCCACGGCCACCGTGGGATTGGGCCTGGTGCTGGCGCTGACGCTGCGCAACGTGCACCGTGGCGCCAGCGTGCCCAGTTGA